The window CTGTTCCGCGTGGTCGATTCACCCGAGGAAGCGTTCGAGCGATTGCGTACCGGCCTGACTCGCTTCCACCTGCAACAGGAGCCGCTGCGGCAGCGCGAATCGCCGGAGCTCGCGCACACCCGCGCCTAGGCCTTTGCCGTGCTGCTCTGCTACGTCACCGATCGCACACAGCTCGCAGCCGACGAGGCAGCGCGCCGGGGGCGGTTGCTGGCGAATATTCGCGAAGCCGCCCTTGCCGGCGTGGATTACATTCAGCTCCGCGAGCGTGACCTGACGGCGCGCGAACTCGAGGCGCTCGCCGGCGAAGCCGTGCGCGCGGTGCGGGCGGCCTCTTCCCACACCCGCATCCTGATCAACTCCCGCAGCGATGTGGCCGTCGCCGTCGGCGCCGATGGCGTTCATCTGCGCGCCGGCGACATTTCCGTCGACGACGCCCGAGCCATCTTTGCCAAGACCGGACGGCCGCACGTCGTCGTCGGCGCTTCCTGCCACGTTCCCGCGGAGGTAACCACTGCGGCCGCCACGGGTGCTGACTTTGTGGTATTCGGCCCGGTGTTCGAAAAGGCGGCAACCATCCCCGCAGGCGGCGTGGGCGTGGAGGGCTTGCGGGCCGCGGTTGTGGCGGCAATTGTGACCGGGCTGGCCACACCCATACTCGCGATCGGCGGCGTGACCCTGGAAAACGCCCGGGATTGCCTGCACGCCGGTGCCGCGGGAGTGGCGGCGATCCGGCTCTTCCAGCAGGGCGATCCGCAGGAAACGGTGCGCCGGTTGCGCGCCCTCAGCTAGAGGGCGCAGATCACGGAACGATTCGACCACGGCCAGCGACGTCTTACCGCCAGGGCTACTTTTGGGGACGCCCGCGCATCATCGTGAGCTCTCTCTTGGTGTCCTTCGTGTTTCCGTGGTTACAATCAGGTCTCATGAGCGCAACGGACCGGCTCGCCCAATTTCACGGTCGCCGCTATCTCAACCTGGAAAGCTATCGCAAGGACGGCCGTGCCGTGCGCACGCCGCTGTGGTTCGCCGAAGCGGACGGTTTGCTCTACATCTACACCCTGGCCGAATCCGGCAAGGTGAAGCGCATCCGGCGCAATCCGCGTGTGCGCATCGTGCCGTCGGACATCCGCGGCACTCCCAGGGGCGAATGGATCGAAGCCGAAGCCCAGCTGCTCGAAGGCGAGCGCGCCGCGTCCGGCGACCGTCTCCTCAGCCAGAAGTACGTGGGGAAGCGAATCGGAGATCTGTTTCGCAAGCTGCGGCCCAAGCCGCGCGCGGTGCTGGCGATACGGCCGCTTCCGTGAATCCGAAGGTCCTCAGTGTGCCGAGACCTGCCTTCCCTCCGCTGCCTGCACCAGCCTCTCGGACCACTTCGGTAACGAAGCGTTCGTCTTGTCTATCGCCTGGTTATAGGCGGCAAACAGCCGGCGCGGGTCGCAGAAGCTCTCGATCATCTTCTCGCGGCCATAGGCCTTCTCGATGGTCACGGCCATCTTCCAGCCCACCGTGTACCACGGCCCCAGCATGCCGAAGTAGCCGAAGGCCTGCCTGGTGGTCTCTTCCTCGGTCAGTTTTCTTTCCACGACCTTGAGGAAGAATGTGTCCAGCTCTTTTTGATTCTCCTGGAACCGGGCGATTTCCTTGTCCCATTCGGCGCGCTGCTCGGGACGGTTGGAAGGACGCGGATGACCGTCCGGGGCATTCATCGCCGCCAGGGTCGCAAAGCCTTCGCCAAAGGCCGAGGTCCACCTGAGTAACTGGGCGCGCGCCGGGTCGCCGGCGACCTCCTCCTCGTTGCTCCCACAGCCGGTTCCGAAGCCGATGTGGTGCAGTTCGTGCGCCACCGTATTCTCGAACTCCTCGGACGTGATGGCCGCATCGAGATAAAGGAAGATCGCCGGGTCGGTCGTGACCTCGAACACGAACGAATTGTCCCGCGGCTTGATCGAGGGATAGATCCTGGCGCGGATGATCGCGGCGGGCGGCAGATGCGCGAAGGCCCGTCCCGCGGCCACGGAAAGGTCGGCCTGCTTCCAGCGGTTGAGCGCCTCTTCGAGCGCCGCCGCTTTCTCGAGCAGCGCATCGGACATCACGAACTTGCG of the Terriglobales bacterium genome contains:
- a CDS encoding thiamine phosphate synthase, which codes for MLLCYVTDRTQLAADEAARRGRLLANIREAALAGVDYIQLRERDLTARELEALAGEAVRAVRAASSHTRILINSRSDVAVAVGADGVHLRAGDISVDDARAIFAKTGRPHVVVGASCHVPAEVTTAAATGADFVVFGPVFEKAATIPAGGVGVEGLRAAVVAAIVTGLATPILAIGGVTLENARDCLHAGAAGVAAIRLFQQGDPQETVRRLRALS
- a CDS encoding PPOX class F420-dependent oxidoreductase: MSATDRLAQFHGRRYLNLESYRKDGRAVRTPLWFAEADGLLYIYTLAESGKVKRIRRNPRVRIVPSDIRGTPRGEWIEAEAQLLEGERAASGDRLLSQKYVGKRIGDLFRKLRPKPRAVLAIRPLP
- a CDS encoding DUF5700 domain-containing putative Zn-dependent protease, giving the protein MHTRTANAAVLLILSLTLTAAAASEPASSRLDVRMVTDEPEAVLAILAKRKAGEPVVEADWQRLFASEGYTRLKKRELAMQRPFEDEAFRKFVMSDALLEKAAALEEALNRWKQADLSVAAGRAFAHLPPAAIIRARIYPSIKPRDNSFVFEVTTDPAIFLYLDAAITSEEFENTVAHELHHIGFGTGCGSNEEEVAGDPARAQLLRWTSAFGEGFATLAAMNAPDGHPRPSNRPEQRAEWDKEIARFQENQKELDTFFLKVVERKLTEEETTRQAFGYFGMLGPWYTVGWKMAVTIEKAYGREKMIESFCDPRRLFAAYNQAIDKTNASLPKWSERLVQAAEGRQVSAH